TCAGGAGGAGGAAGAGGGTTTCTATTTCTAGTAGATACTACTACAGGTGATAGAACAATCATAAGTGATTTTGGAAATCCAGCCCAAGGCCCACTTGGATCTGATCCAACTGGTATTGCATACAGATTACCACTTAGGAATGTCCCTACACTATCTCAGTGGGGTCTAATCGCAACAGCTGGCTTATTAGGAATCATCGGATTTTTAGTAATTCGGAGAAGACAGCTAGCAACAAATAAATAAAAATTTACTATAGGGGGCCTAACAATGGCTCCTTATTTCCATCCAAAAGAATTCAAACCTCCTCGTCCGGTTCTGATCTAAAAAAGTATGATTGTTATATAGATGCTGTATGATAAGATTGTTTTATATTAATATAACTATCAACTAGTGGAGGCTGTGAATGAGAAGTTTACTTTTCAGTATATTTTTAATATTAATTTTGGGATTATGTTATTCAACGCTAAGTTTTAGTGCTTGCGAACAAGGGCCTCCTGATACAATTAATTGTGGTACATCAGATCCTAACCCCGATCCAGATGGAGTACAGTTCAACATTCCAAATGATCTTATTGTCAATGTGACTGCGGGTGGAGCAATCGATACAGCCCTTCAGCCGGGGCTAGATCTGGATGCAATACAAGTTGGTACCGGAAATAATATCATCTTACTCCAAAATGCATTTGTAAGAGGGCAAGATGCAGGGATTATGTCGGGTAATGACAATCCAACTCACGTAACAATTAACAATTCAACATTGATTGGAGTAACTGACGTGGCGATTAGACTAGGTCTGGGCAAAAACAAAATTACTATTATTGATTCTACAGTTCACACCACCGATGATAATATTATTCAATTATTTGATAATGAGGAGGTTATAGAACTTATCAATTCAGAGCTGAGGGTCTTGGATCCGGACTCAGGTCTTAACGATATTTTAAGCGCGCGCGGCGGAAATGACACTGTGAGTATTGAGAATTCATTACTTGTAGCTACGAGTAGTATCAATTCTCCTCAAGGGCTTAACATGGACGATGGCAATGACACAGTTATCTTAAAAAACAGAGTTGTAATGCAAACAAACACTCCAAACGGCTTAATAAACGGCTTAATAGATTGCGGAGAAAATTTTCAAGAGGAAGATTTTGATACAATCATTTTTGCAATGAATGTGCCTTCAAATCAGCTCTCAGAAATTACAGCAGAAATAGAATCTAAAAATCCCTCAGCAGACAGCATAATCATAAACGGGCTTTTTTATGAGTGGGTAGATTGTGAGGAACTAGTCCCTGAACTAGTTGCTGGCTCCGCTATCCCTACCCTATCTCAATGGGGACTCATCGCAACAGCTGGATTGCTAGGAACCATCGGATTTATAGTAATCCGCAGAAGAAAATTTATCACAAATAACTAAATTAAACTTAACTATAGGGGGCCTAAACAT
This is a stretch of genomic DNA from Thermodesulfobacteriota bacterium. It encodes these proteins:
- a CDS encoding IPTL-CTERM sorting domain-containing protein translates to MRSLLFSIFLILILGLCYSTLSFSACEQGPPDTINCGTSDPNPDPDGVQFNIPNDLIVNVTAGGAIDTALQPGLDLDAIQVGTGNNIILLQNAFVRGQDAGIMSGNDNPTHVTINNSTLIGVTDVAIRLGLGKNKITIIDSTVHTTDDNIIQLFDNEEVIELINSELRVLDPDSGLNDILSARGGNDTVSIENSLLVATSSINSPQGLNMDDGNDTVILKNRVVMQTNTPNGLINGLIDCGENFQEEDFDTIIFAMNVPSNQLSEITAEIESKNPSADSIIINGLFYEWVDCEELVPELVAGSAIPTLSQWGLIATAGLLGTIGFIVIRRRKFITNN